A single Symbiobacterium thermophilum IAM 14863 DNA region contains:
- a CDS encoding 4Fe-4S binding protein — translation MPHYIDEKCIGCTACVSVCPTEAISGERKQLHYIDPKLCIDCDACVRSCPVLAIADEFGVYKPRIPKRSDWPKPVIDPVSCSGCDFCVDICPFDCLELAGDGPFFGTAVLVRPNACVGCKECEEVCAKGAIIVLAPDEQHPIAVAEGRM, via the coding sequence GTGCCGCACTATATCGACGAGAAGTGCATCGGCTGCACCGCCTGCGTTTCCGTCTGCCCGACCGAGGCGATCAGCGGCGAGCGGAAGCAGCTGCACTACATCGACCCGAAGCTCTGCATCGACTGCGACGCCTGCGTGCGCAGCTGCCCGGTGCTGGCGATCGCGGACGAGTTCGGCGTCTACAAGCCTCGCATCCCCAAGCGCTCGGACTGGCCGAAGCCGGTCATCGACCCCGTGTCCTGCTCCGGTTGCGACTTCTGCGTGGACATCTGCCCGTTCGACTGCCTGGAGCTGGCTGGGGACGGCCCGTTCTTCGGGACGGCCGTGCTGGTGAGGCCCAACGCGTGCGTCGGGTGCAAGGAGTGCGAGGAGGTCTGCGCCAAGGGCGCGATCATCGTCCTGGCGCCGGACGAGCAGCACCCGATCGCCGTCGCAGAGGGAAGAATGTAG
- the fusA gene encoding elongation factor G, translated as MDLRRFAVEKVRNVALIAHGGAGKTSLAEAMLFTAGATDRLGRVDEGNTVMDYDPEEIRRKVSISMGIAPLEWKGHKFNLLDTPGYFDFVGEVKAALRVVETAVLVVDAVAGIEVGAELTYEHARKAGVSRMIVINKMDRENANFRKTLSALEEAWGRGVVALHLPIGAEASFSGVVDVVRQKAYTFSGKQVKEEAVPAEFDGQVAEIREKLMELAAEADDELTMKFLEEGELTQEELERGLRLGVVKGDIVPVFVAAAARNIGVSALMDAIVAYGPSPADRGDLVGQTPDGEPVSQPIGENQPFSALVFKTTADPFVGRMTVMRVFNGKITSDQTVYNVTRGRSERIGNIFIPKGKGQEPVTEAGPGDIIAVAKLAVTQTNDSLGEEANPLVLEPVDFPAPVYSVAVSPKSKGDEEKIGSGLQRLAEEDATFTVRRDPVTHETILSGLGETHVDVMIERLKRKFGVEAVLSEPKVAYKETIRGRAQGEYKHKKQTGGRGQYGHCKIEIEPLPEGEYEFVDKIFAGAIPLNFRPAVDKGVQETMAEGVLAGYPVTGVRCTLLDGSYHEVDSSEMAFKIAARNAFRQAFMNAKPILLEPIMRLEVVVPESYMGDIMGDLNKKRGRIAGMEPTGDGKQIIKAMVPLAEMHRYAIDLRSMTQGRGQFTMEFDHYEEAPAQVAKAVIDAAQASRKEESE; from the coding sequence ATGGACTTGAGACGATTTGCTGTCGAGAAGGTGCGGAACGTTGCCCTCATTGCCCACGGCGGCGCCGGGAAGACCTCCCTGGCTGAGGCCATGCTGTTCACGGCCGGGGCAACGGATCGGCTTGGGCGCGTCGACGAGGGCAATACGGTGATGGACTACGATCCCGAGGAGATCCGGCGGAAGGTCTCCATCTCCATGGGCATTGCGCCGCTGGAGTGGAAGGGCCACAAGTTCAACCTGCTGGATACTCCCGGGTATTTTGATTTTGTCGGCGAGGTCAAGGCGGCGCTGCGGGTTGTGGAGACGGCTGTTCTGGTGGTGGACGCGGTGGCCGGCATCGAGGTCGGCGCGGAGCTGACCTACGAGCACGCCCGGAAGGCCGGGGTCTCCCGGATGATCGTGATCAACAAGATGGACCGGGAGAACGCCAACTTCCGCAAGACCCTGAGCGCGTTGGAGGAGGCCTGGGGGCGGGGCGTCGTGGCGCTGCACCTGCCCATCGGCGCCGAGGCCAGCTTCTCCGGCGTCGTCGACGTGGTCAGGCAGAAGGCCTACACGTTCTCCGGCAAGCAGGTGAAGGAAGAAGCGGTGCCCGCCGAGTTCGACGGGCAGGTCGCGGAGATCCGCGAGAAGCTGATGGAACTGGCGGCCGAGGCCGACGATGAGCTCACCATGAAGTTCCTCGAGGAGGGCGAGCTCACCCAGGAGGAGCTGGAGCGGGGCCTGCGGCTGGGCGTGGTGAAGGGCGACATCGTCCCGGTCTTCGTCGCGGCCGCGGCCAGGAACATCGGCGTCAGCGCCCTGATGGACGCCATCGTCGCCTACGGGCCGTCTCCGGCAGACCGGGGCGACCTGGTCGGCCAGACGCCTGACGGCGAGCCCGTCAGCCAGCCCATCGGCGAGAACCAGCCCTTCAGCGCGCTGGTGTTCAAGACCACCGCGGACCCGTTCGTCGGCCGCATGACGGTCATGCGGGTCTTCAACGGCAAGATCACCAGCGACCAGACGGTGTACAACGTGACGCGGGGCCGAAGCGAGCGCATCGGCAACATCTTCATCCCCAAGGGGAAGGGGCAGGAGCCGGTCACCGAGGCCGGCCCGGGCGACATCATCGCCGTCGCGAAGCTGGCCGTCACCCAGACCAACGACAGCCTGGGCGAAGAGGCGAATCCGCTGGTCCTGGAGCCCGTTGACTTCCCCGCCCCGGTCTACTCCGTTGCGGTGAGCCCGAAGTCCAAGGGCGACGAGGAGAAGATCGGCTCCGGTCTGCAGCGGCTGGCCGAGGAGGACGCGACCTTCACGGTGCGGCGTGACCCGGTCACCCACGAGACGATCCTCTCCGGCCTCGGCGAGACCCACGTGGACGTCATGATCGAGCGGCTGAAGCGGAAGTTCGGTGTGGAGGCCGTCCTGAGCGAGCCGAAGGTCGCGTACAAGGAGACCATCCGCGGCAGGGCGCAGGGCGAGTACAAGCACAAGAAGCAGACCGGCGGCCGCGGCCAGTACGGCCATTGCAAGATCGAGATCGAGCCGCTGCCCGAAGGCGAGTACGAGTTCGTCGACAAGATCTTCGCCGGCGCGATCCCGCTCAACTTCCGTCCGGCCGTCGACAAGGGCGTGCAGGAGACCATGGCCGAGGGCGTCCTGGCCGGCTACCCGGTGACGGGCGTCCGCTGCACCCTGCTGGACGGCTCCTACCATGAGGTCGACTCCTCCGAAATGGCCTTCAAGATCGCCGCCCGCAACGCGTTCCGGCAGGCGTTCATGAACGCGAAGCCGATCCTGCTGGAGCCGATCATGCGGCTGGAGGTTGTCGTGCCCGAGTCCTACATGGGCGACATCATGGGCGACCTGAACAAGAAGCGCGGCCGCATCGCAGGCATGGAGCCCACCGGCGACGGCAAGCAGATCATCAAGGCGATGGTCCCGCTCGCCGAGATGCACCGGTACGCCATCGACCTCCGGTCGATGACCCAGGGCCGCGGCCAGTTCACCATGGAGTTCGACCACTACGAGGAGGCCCCGGCCCAGGTGGCCAAGGCGGTCATCGATGCCGCCCAGGCCAGCCGCAAGGAGGAGTCCGAGTAG
- a CDS encoding menaquinol-cytochrome c reductase: MAEAHEKYQQTGPKVKPRQKEELVYTWPFLVSIEAIMAITAILAFALMATFIDAPLLDLANPDKTPNPAKAPWYFLGLQELLLHMDPALAGVIVPGACLVLLATIPYIDRDRRGTGIWFSTKKGLPITVFSAIYTAVIEIALVLVDEVVRVPGMPEGSYRISATVTYLLEQTGLPTSAVSWVGSIFIPLVLMIGIPWVLAVIVRRRWQANTREVMIALYTFFFTSFIVLSGIGTFFRGESMHLVWPWELQPPH; this comes from the coding sequence ATGGCTGAGGCGCACGAGAAGTATCAGCAGACGGGCCCCAAGGTGAAGCCCCGTCAGAAGGAGGAGCTGGTCTACACCTGGCCCTTCCTCGTTTCCATCGAGGCGATCATGGCCATCACCGCGATCCTTGCCTTTGCGCTGATGGCCACGTTCATCGACGCGCCGCTGCTGGACCTGGCCAATCCCGACAAGACCCCCAACCCGGCCAAGGCGCCGTGGTACTTCCTGGGGCTTCAGGAGCTGCTGCTGCACATGGACCCCGCGCTGGCGGGCGTGATCGTGCCCGGCGCCTGTCTGGTGCTGCTGGCCACGATCCCGTACATCGACCGCGACCGGCGCGGCACCGGCATCTGGTTCTCCACGAAGAAGGGGCTTCCCATCACCGTCTTCTCCGCCATCTACACCGCGGTGATCGAGATCGCCCTCGTACTGGTGGACGAGGTGGTGCGGGTGCCCGGCATGCCCGAGGGCTCCTACCGCATCTCTGCCACCGTCACCTACCTGCTGGAGCAGACCGGGCTGCCCACCTCCGCCGTCTCCTGGGTCGGATCGATCTTCATCCCGCTCGTGCTGATGATCGGCATCCCCTGGGTACTGGCCGTGATCGTCAGGCGCCGGTGGCAGGCCAACACCCGTGAGGTCATGATTGCGCTGTACACGTTCTTCTTCACCTCGTTCATCGTACTCTCCGGTATCGGCACCTTCTTCCGGGGCGAGTCGATGCACCTGGTGTGGCCGTGGGAGCTGCAGCCCCCGCACTAG
- the extP gene encoding selenite/tellurite reduction operon b-type cytochrome ExtP encodes MGLWARFKNTTLYKSIYRNEYPDTPRNQVLVILNSVVLHLHPVKVPRRAVRMSYTWGLGGLSLLMFLMLTVTGVWLMFYYVPSVPGAYESMKALETDVIFGPFARNLHRWAAHGMVIAVWLHMTRVFYTGSYKPPREFNWVIGVALFLITVLLSFTGYLLPWDQLAYWAIQVGSNMAKVTPVIGTYVQRALLDGYDIGPATLVRWYTLHVILLPLACIALMAVHFWRIRKDGGISTPIPYDEDEVEGAVEAGLAADDL; translated from the coding sequence GTGGGTCTGTGGGCGAGGTTCAAGAATACGACGCTCTACAAGTCCATCTACCGCAATGAATACCCGGACACCCCGCGCAATCAGGTCCTGGTCATCCTGAACAGCGTTGTGCTCCACCTGCACCCGGTCAAGGTGCCTCGGCGCGCCGTGCGGATGAGCTACACCTGGGGCCTCGGCGGGCTGTCATTGCTCATGTTCCTCATGCTGACGGTGACGGGCGTCTGGCTCATGTTCTACTACGTGCCGTCCGTACCCGGCGCCTACGAGTCGATGAAGGCCCTGGAGACGGACGTCATCTTCGGGCCGTTCGCCCGCAATCTTCACCGGTGGGCGGCCCACGGCATGGTGATCGCCGTGTGGCTGCACATGACGCGGGTCTTCTACACCGGTTCGTACAAGCCGCCCCGGGAGTTCAACTGGGTGATCGGCGTCGCACTCTTCCTGATCACGGTCCTTCTCTCCTTCACGGGCTACCTGTTGCCCTGGGACCAGCTGGCGTACTGGGCCATTCAGGTCGGTTCCAACATGGCCAAGGTGACTCCGGTCATCGGCACCTACGTCCAGCGGGCGCTGCTGGACGGCTATGACATCGGCCCGGCCACGCTGGTGCGCTGGTACACCCTGCACGTGATCCTGCTGCCGCTCGCCTGCATTGCGCTGATGGCCGTGCACTTCTGGCGCATCCGCAAGGACGGCGGCATCTCGACCCCGATTCCGTACGACGAGGACGAGGTCGAGGGCGCGGTCGAGGCCGGTCTGGCCGCCGACGATCTGTAG
- a CDS encoding c-type cytochrome: MRNERKYKIITLLSLALALLLLGLGVREPFRMATAEYRQHEEYVLKGAQIYAENCVQCHGPYGEGVVGMPLNRAEFRVDPASPAGKEIYAYLFDTIARGREGNAAHYQWVRVKTPEGKDAWMSYTEMPAWLKEHGGPLDEEAVKALTLFIMYDDPSGSQWYMVGDSSKAPIPAADLTPDETGVIPLPDADVPEEVNVTAKALLRDLAKTQCLTCHRIGSKGAYIGPDLSQLGLWGIDKEFLVEWIKRASGPNAMPHDERMPIYWSQNRAITSTEIDLSERVVSEGPYYMPAFEDRLTDEEISVIADYLLGLK, from the coding sequence GTGCGTAACGAGAGGAAGTACAAGATCATCACGCTGCTCTCGCTGGCTCTGGCGCTGCTGCTGCTGGGCCTCGGCGTGCGGGAGCCGTTCCGCATGGCCACCGCGGAGTACAGGCAGCACGAGGAGTACGTGCTGAAGGGCGCCCAGATCTACGCGGAGAACTGCGTGCAGTGCCACGGCCCGTACGGCGAGGGCGTCGTGGGCATGCCGCTCAACCGGGCTGAGTTCCGGGTGGACCCCGCCTCCCCGGCCGGCAAGGAGATCTACGCCTACCTCTTCGACACCATCGCGCGGGGGCGCGAAGGCAACGCGGCCCATTACCAGTGGGTCCGGGTGAAGACCCCCGAGGGCAAGGACGCCTGGATGTCCTACACCGAGATGCCCGCGTGGCTGAAGGAGCACGGCGGCCCGCTGGATGAGGAGGCCGTGAAGGCCCTGACGCTGTTCATCATGTACGATGACCCGTCGGGCTCGCAGTGGTACATGGTCGGCGACTCCTCCAAGGCGCCGATCCCCGCGGCTGACCTGACGCCTGACGAGACCGGCGTCATCCCGCTGCCTGACGCCGACGTGCCCGAGGAGGTCAACGTCACCGCCAAGGCCCTGTTGCGGGATCTGGCGAAGACCCAGTGCCTGACCTGCCACCGCATCGGATCCAAGGGCGCCTACATCGGTCCGGATCTGAGCCAGCTGGGCCTCTGGGGCATCGACAAGGAGTTCCTGGTGGAGTGGATCAAGCGGGCCAGCGGACCCAACGCCATGCCCCACGACGAGCGGATGCCCATCTACTGGAGCCAGAACCGGGCGATCACCAGCACCGAGATCGACCTGAGCGAGCGGGTCGTCTCCGAGGGGCCGTACTACATGCCCGCCTTCGAGGACCGGCTGACCGACGAGGAGATCTCGGTCATCGCCGACTACCTGCTGGGGCTGAAGTAG
- the ppaX gene encoding pyrophosphatase PpaX, whose product MSHFDAVLFDLDGTLIDTNRLIVTSFQHVFRTRLGLEMAPEEIYRFFGEPLRTTMTRFAPDRADELTEAYREYNLSVHDRLVRRFPGVNDAVAALRQAGVRLGVVTSKYTPLARRGLSVCGLEAHFPVVVGEDQTERHKPEPDPALLALELLGVQPGPRVLMVGDSPLDLRCGRAAGCRTAAVGWALDRAALAAGEPDFWLERPSDLVALVLSGAVSA is encoded by the coding sequence TTGTCGCATTTTGACGCCGTCCTGTTCGACCTCGATGGTACCTTGATCGACACGAACCGCCTGATCGTGACTTCGTTCCAACACGTGTTCCGGACCCGGCTCGGCCTGGAGATGGCGCCGGAGGAGATCTACCGGTTCTTTGGGGAGCCGCTGCGCACGACGATGACCCGGTTCGCCCCCGACCGGGCCGATGAGCTGACCGAGGCCTACCGCGAGTACAACCTCAGCGTCCACGACCGGCTGGTCCGCCGCTTCCCCGGCGTGAACGATGCCGTGGCCGCGCTGCGGCAGGCGGGCGTGCGCCTGGGCGTCGTGACCTCCAAGTACACGCCCCTGGCCCGGCGCGGCCTCTCCGTATGCGGGCTGGAGGCGCATTTTCCGGTGGTGGTGGGCGAGGACCAGACCGAGCGGCACAAGCCCGAGCCGGATCCCGCCCTGCTTGCCCTGGAGCTGCTGGGGGTCCAGCCGGGGCCCCGGGTGCTCATGGTGGGCGATTCGCCGCTGGATCTGCGGTGCGGCCGGGCGGCCGGCTGCCGGACGGCCGCCGTCGGCTGGGCCCTGGACCGGGCTGCGCTGGCGGCCGGCGAACCGGACTTCTGGCTGGAGCGGCCCTCGGACCTGGTCGCACTGGTGCTCTCCGGCGCGGTCTCCGCCTGA
- a CDS encoding ubiquinol-cytochrome c reductase iron-sulfur subunit, whose protein sequence is MAAENQVHAAAAAVPPAHGPAADGMTRRQLLRSTMFATIGAMFGLAGAGAGGMLWPIKLTGFGGIVPAPVKAHEMEIGDVVMVREGKYYLTRSEDGLMALYWKCVHLGCTVPWNAAQKKFMCPCHASVYEITGQNIAGPAPRPLDMMEVIVEPDGTVLVNTGKITERPRHEPEHAVKI, encoded by the coding sequence ATGGCCGCTGAAAATCAGGTCCACGCTGCTGCGGCGGCGGTTCCGCCCGCCCATGGTCCTGCGGCAGACGGCATGACCCGCCGCCAGCTGCTGCGCAGCACCATGTTCGCCACCATCGGGGCGATGTTCGGCCTCGCGGGCGCCGGCGCCGGCGGCATGCTGTGGCCGATCAAGCTGACGGGCTTTGGCGGCATCGTGCCCGCCCCGGTGAAGGCCCACGAGATGGAGATCGGCGACGTGGTGATGGTGCGGGAGGGCAAGTACTACCTTACCCGCAGCGAGGACGGGCTGATGGCCCTGTACTGGAAGTGCGTCCACCTGGGCTGCACCGTCCCCTGGAACGCCGCCCAGAAGAAGTTCATGTGCCCGTGCCACGCCTCGGTGTACGAGATCACCGGGCAGAACATCGCCGGACCGGCCCCGCGGCCGCTGGACATGATGGAGGTCATCGTGGAGCCGGACGGCACCGTGCTGGTCAACACCGGCAAGATCACCGAGCGGCCGCGGCACGAGCCCGAGCACGCCGTGAAGATCTAG